Proteins encoded within one genomic window of Streptomyces sp. NBC_01314:
- a CDS encoding AI-2E family transporter: protein MSRVPGWLGRVGAGLSGWGERLERRRAEIESEAASPDDGRDAAAGRRRDSDADGPGFGSGSGSGDFEGATGVGVAKEAGSGVGGGGGGVESGADDAPDSPAGARGRTATPVLHTRPDPASAVPWGMRVAAEAGWRLLVLAGTVWVLMRVISSVQLLVLSFTAALLITALLQPAVALLTRHGVPRGLATALTAVLGFVVMGLIGWFVTWQVMENIDDLSDQIQDGVDELQRWLLDSPFHVTENQINDIAKNLREAISDNTDTITSAGLEGVTVLVEALTGILLTMFSTLFLLYDGKRIWQWTLKLVPAAARPGVSAAGPRAWQTLTAYVRGTVVVALIDAIFIGLGIYFLDVPMAVPLAVFIFLFSFIPLVGAVVSGALAVVVALVTQGVFTAVMTLAVVLAVQQIEGHILQPFILGRAVRVHPLAVVLSVAAGGMIAGIGGAVVAVPLVAVTNTVVGSLRAYADEHERAG, encoded by the coding sequence ATGTCGCGAGTTCCCGGATGGCTCGGCCGGGTCGGCGCCGGGCTGAGCGGGTGGGGCGAACGGCTGGAACGGCGCCGGGCCGAGATCGAGTCGGAGGCGGCGAGTCCGGACGACGGCAGGGATGCCGCGGCGGGACGCCGGCGCGACAGTGACGCGGACGGCCCCGGCTTCGGCTCCGGCTCCGGCTCCGGGGACTTCGAGGGGGCTACCGGCGTCGGAGTCGCGAAGGAGGCCGGGAGCGGGGTCGGGGGCGGGGGCGGGGGCGTCGAAAGCGGTGCGGATGATGCTCCGGACTCCCCCGCCGGTGCTCGGGGCCGGACGGCCACCCCGGTTCTCCATACCCGCCCCGACCCCGCGTCGGCGGTGCCCTGGGGCATGCGGGTGGCGGCCGAGGCCGGATGGCGGCTGCTCGTGCTCGCGGGCACCGTCTGGGTGTTGATGCGGGTCATCAGCTCCGTACAACTGCTGGTGCTGTCGTTCACCGCCGCGCTTCTCATCACCGCCCTGCTCCAGCCGGCCGTGGCACTGCTGACCCGGCACGGCGTACCGCGCGGCCTCGCCACCGCGCTGACCGCCGTCCTCGGCTTCGTCGTCATGGGGCTGATCGGCTGGTTCGTCACCTGGCAGGTCATGGAGAACATCGACGACCTCTCCGACCAGATCCAGGACGGCGTCGACGAGTTGCAACGCTGGCTGCTCGACAGCCCGTTCCACGTCACCGAGAACCAGATCAACGACATCGCCAAGAACCTCCGCGAGGCCATCAGCGACAACACGGACACGATCACCTCGGCGGGTCTGGAGGGCGTGACGGTCCTCGTCGAGGCGCTCACCGGCATCCTCCTGACGATGTTCTCCACGCTGTTCCTCCTCTACGACGGCAAGCGGATCTGGCAGTGGACCCTCAAGCTGGTGCCGGCGGCGGCCCGGCCGGGTGTCTCGGCGGCGGGGCCGCGCGCCTGGCAGACGTTGACGGCGTATGTGCGCGGCACGGTGGTGGTGGCACTGATCGACGCGATCTTCATCGGCCTGGGGATCTACTTCCTGGACGTGCCGATGGCGGTCCCGCTGGCCGTGTTCATCTTCCTGTTCTCCTTCATCCCGCTGGTGGGTGCGGTCGTCTCGGGCGCGCTGGCGGTGGTCGTGGCGTTGGTGACGCAGGGCGTCTTCACGGCCGTCATGACGCTGGCCGTCGTGCTCGCCGTCCAGCAGATCGAGGGGCACATCCTCCAGCCGTTCATCCTCGGGCGGGCCGTACGGGTGCACCCCCTGGCCGTCGTCCTGTCGGTCGCCGCCGGTGGCATGATCGCGGGCATCGGAGGCGCGGTGGTGGCCGTGCCGTTGGTCGCGGTCACGAACACGGTGGTGGGGTCGTTGCGGGCGTACGCGGACGAGCACGAGCGCGCGGGTTAA
- a CDS encoding type II toxin-antitoxin system RelE/ParE family toxin has translation MGRARQRLNSYLGDGIRELRPTLDGAAIRITYWLTPNRAAVLLTVFRKTRMREEGEVRRAKLAQKVCEAEHGPAHEEFVRVIEEGEVEQ, from the coding sequence ATGGGCCGGGCCAGGCAGCGGTTGAATAGCTATCTCGGCGATGGAATCCGAGAGTTGCGCCCCACGCTCGATGGTGCTGCCATACGCATCACGTACTGGCTCACACCGAACCGCGCCGCTGTCCTCCTGACAGTCTTCCGCAAGACGAGGATGCGGGAGGAAGGGGAAGTCAGGCGCGCCAAACTCGCACAGAAGGTCTGTGAGGCCGAGCACGGTCCGGCCCACGAGGAGTTCGTTCGGGTCATCGAGGAAGGAGAGGTGGAGCAATGA
- a CDS encoding winged helix-turn-helix domain-containing protein has translation MAADPGDSPIDPSKIAYVYMQVADHIAAQIASGALRPGARLPGERDLGAEYGVAYLTARRAIRELRERGLVVTLPAKGTFVAYPQDGESGDVGPDGGAGT, from the coding sequence ATGGCAGCAGACCCAGGCGATTCACCGATCGATCCCAGCAAAATCGCGTACGTCTACATGCAGGTGGCCGACCACATTGCTGCCCAGATCGCTTCGGGCGCGCTGAGGCCGGGAGCACGGCTGCCCGGCGAGCGGGATCTCGGCGCGGAGTACGGAGTCGCATACCTGACTGCCCGCCGCGCTATCCGCGAGCTACGCGAACGCGGCCTCGTGGTCACCCTCCCCGCGAAGGGCACCTTCGTCGCATACCCGCAGGACGGGGAGTCCGGCGACGTCGGCCCGGATGGCGGGGCAGGCACCTGA
- a CDS encoding OmpA family protein: protein MTAPTPRAATTGTAALAVAVAVLAALTLATPAHAADDPSEPPGTVATSPPPEVDANSPGLKLAQGATLAPAKVLDIKSVVEDLGGEERREDTNENVTFALQAEVLFPKNSAKLNPQARSRIQTIAQEIKTQSAGTVRVFGFTDNLGSYAHGLTLSKKRAEAVHDILAADLGGNVTFEVRGYSEDYPIADNSSEEGRKKNRRVEVSFPRTS from the coding sequence ATGACCGCCCCCACCCCACGTGCCGCGACGACGGGCACCGCGGCGCTGGCCGTAGCCGTGGCGGTCCTTGCCGCCCTCACCCTCGCGACGCCCGCCCATGCCGCGGACGACCCGAGCGAACCCCCGGGCACCGTCGCCACCTCCCCACCCCCGGAGGTGGACGCGAACAGCCCGGGGCTGAAGCTGGCGCAGGGGGCCACGCTCGCCCCCGCCAAGGTCCTGGACATCAAGTCGGTCGTGGAGGACCTGGGCGGTGAGGAGCGCCGGGAGGACACGAACGAGAACGTGACGTTCGCGCTTCAGGCGGAGGTTCTCTTCCCGAAGAACAGCGCGAAGCTCAACCCGCAGGCCCGCTCCCGCATCCAGACGATCGCGCAGGAGATCAAGACGCAGAGCGCCGGCACGGTCCGCGTCTTCGGCTTCACGGACAACCTCGGCTCGTACGCCCACGGCCTGACCCTCTCCAAGAAGCGCGCGGAGGCCGTCCACGACATCCTCGCCGCCGACCTGGGCGGCAACGTCACCTTCGAGGTACGCGGCTACAGCGAGGACTACCCCATCGCCGACAACTCCTCCGAGGAAGGCCGCAAGAAGAACCGCCGGGTGGAGGTCTCGTTCCCGAGGACCTCTTGA
- a CDS encoding helix-turn-helix domain-containing protein, translated as MNHSRWKTLRERKLTEGFTEPEDVSEARREIRMSMALAQAVYDRRTELGLSQTELAARAGLTQAKISRIEGSDTVPTLPLLARLAVALDATLNIALDDEDTRVEFTAHRTEAA; from the coding sequence ATGAACCACAGTCGCTGGAAGACTTTGCGAGAGCGCAAGCTCACCGAGGGGTTCACCGAGCCTGAAGACGTGTCCGAGGCGCGTCGCGAGATCCGTATGTCCATGGCCCTCGCGCAAGCCGTGTACGACCGACGCACCGAGCTCGGCCTCAGTCAGACCGAACTGGCTGCCCGCGCGGGCCTTACGCAAGCGAAGATCTCCCGTATCGAAGGCTCCGACACCGTCCCCACCCTGCCGCTCCTCGCCAGGTTGGCTGTGGCCCTGGACGCCACCCTGAACATCGCCCTCGACGACGAAGACACCCGAGTCGAGTTCACCGCACATCGCACCGAAGCGGCCTGA